TGCTTCACATtgcaaaaatctcaaagtgGAAATGCCGGAAAGCATAgggtctttggagaatctagaaattctagatatttcttCGAGTGgtataagaaaattaccaaaaagtatCGGGAGGCCGAGAAAGCTCCGAGTTTTAGATGCCGCAGTTGCGAAAACCCCGGAAGGGAAAATGCCGCCCAACGCATggggtctttggagaatctagaaattctagatatttctgGAACCAATATAGAAGAATTGTCCAGAGGTATTGGGAGGCCGAGAAAGCTCCGAGAATTACATGCTGGTGGATGTGAAAAATTGGGAGGAAAACTTCCGTAAAGCATggggtctttggagaatctagaaattctagatatttctaAAACCGGTATAGAAGAATTGCCCGGAGGTATTGGGAGGCCGAGAAAGCTTCGAGAGTTGCATGCTGAGAGTTGCAAGAATCTGAAAGGGGAATTGTCGGAAAGCATGTGCAATCTTTCATCCCCGCAACacctcgatttttctttatgTAGAGAGCTCCAATCGCTGCCGGACCTTCCTTCCGACTTAACATATTTGCGCATCACCTGTCAAAGTCGCAAATTGCCTTCACTCTCCCACCTAACCCGTCTCAAGGAGCTAATAGTCATTGACCGTCAATTTATCGAGTGCATCCAGGAGCTTCCATCAACACTACTAAAGAATTCAGAATGCTCCCAACCAACGGGTGTCGAAGAATCGGAATTGCCACAATCCCTAAACACTACCTTCAAGTTGGAAAACTTGGAAGTCACTTTTTGTGAATCTATTGAAATACTAGACGTTTCACCGTTTATCCATCTAAGGACATTATCCGTCGATTTTTGCTGGAATTTACTTGAAGTTCGAGGTCttgataaattgaaatatttggaatCCTTGATTGTTCGCTCCCCGCAATTCGGTTGAACGGTTGAAGCTTCCAAAGTCCGAGGGTCCGAAGGTAGTGAACGTTAAATGTTGTGAAAACCTcgtcgaaattcaaggtctcgattgcttggaaaagctgagtATCTATcggtgcgcttcaattgaaaggctagacCTTTCAAAATCCAGGAGTATGAAAATATTAGACGCTATAGAATGcgcaaaattagccgaaattcaAGGCGTCGATAGGTTGGAGTCCTTGGAACGGTTGAGTATCTCCgggtgcgcttcaattgaaaggttgaaccttccaaaatctgaTAGTCCGAGGATATTGGATGTTGCGGATTGCAAAAACTTGAGGATATTGGATGTTGCGGATTGCAAAAACTTAATCcaaattcaaggccttgataggttggagttcttggaagagttgaatCTCTATGGGTGCACTTCGTTTGAAAGGCTACCCAACTTATGTTGTTTTGActacttgaaaagtttgaatatCAACGATCGTGACAAGCTTCAAGACATACAGAGCCTAGAGAGATTCCCATCCCGCAAAAGTTTATTTATTGAAGGTTGCAAGTCCTTAGCAAAATTaccaaacttgtcaagttttcaTGGTTTACGAGAATTGTTCCTGTCAAACTGTCATGAACTTCGAGAGATCCCAGGGCTTGAGGAGTCAATATCTCTAGAACGTATTACTATCTCAGGATGTTCCTTGATTGAGATCTTACCGGATTTGTCATCAAGTACCCGCTTGATGAGCCTGATTGTGCAAAATTGCGAGAAATTGATTGAGCTTCGAGGGCTCGAGAAATTGGAGCAGCTAGTGGAATTGGACATTTCTGAATGCAAGTCTCTCAAAACAATTCCGGAATTGTCCGGAACACAGCTTTATCAAAATTACGAGAAAAAGCCATCTCCATTGATCAGACGCATAGAATTTGGATAGACTCTATTCGGACGAACTCGGATGAGTCAAGATAAGGGAGATGATCCACATTTTCTAACAAAGGTACATAAAGCGGGTGAGTTACCCTTGCTCTTTTGAGATCTACCGCCCAATtgtcatttgcaatttctttcaagatttaTCATCT
This sequence is a window from Rhodamnia argentea isolate NSW1041297 chromosome 3, ASM2092103v1, whole genome shotgun sequence. Protein-coding genes within it:
- the LOC125314023 gene encoding putative adenylate cyclase regulatory protein, whose protein sequence is TFKLENLEVTFCESIEILDVSPFIHLRTLSVDFCWNLLEVRGLDKLKYLESLIVVNVKCCENLVEIQGLDCLEKLSIYRCASIERLDLSKSRSMKILDAIECAKLAEIQGVDRLESLERLSISGCASIERLNLPKSDSPRILDVADCKNLRILDVADCKNLIQIQGLDRLEFLEELNLYGCTSFERLPNLCCFDYLKSLNINDRDKLQDIQSLERFPSRKSLFIEGCKSLAKLPNLSSFHGLRELFLSNCHELREIPGLEESISLERITISGCSLIEILPDLSSSTRLMSLIVQNCEKLIELRGLEKLEQLVELDISECKSLKTIPELSGTQLYQNYEKKPSPLIRRIEFG